In Thermanaerovibrio velox DSM 12556, the genomic stretch GCTGATCTATGGTATGACCAGCAAACTTAACTGCTAAGGCTTCCGGCCTAAGCCTACGGCCCCCACAAGCCGAGCACGGGGATTCATCCCTATAACGTGCCAATTCCTCCCGCACCGAATCGGAGTCAGTTCTATCCCAACGTCTTTCCAACCAAGGGATGAGCCCCTCGTATCTACCAACATATTCATCACCTGTCTCCTTAAAAGGCAGGGATAACCTAATGTCCGATCCGCTGATTATCGCCTTTTTTACAGATTCATCCAACTCACCGTAAGGAACGCTTAAATCCCACCCCATGACCGAAGCAAGCCTTTGTAGCTTGCCAAGCATGTAGTGCCCTGGCTTCCAAGGCAATATCCCCCCATCCATCACCGACATCCCCGGGATTATCGCTAGGTGCTCGGAGAAAAATTCACGACTTCCCAACCCTGAACACTTGGGACAAGCCCCTTTGGGGCTGTTAAAGGAGAACAAAGCAGGGTCAAGCTCTGGGATGCTCACCCCGCAGGATGGGCAAATGTACTGCTCCGTAAGGTCCATCCAGTCATCCCCGAACTCAAACCGCACAAAGCCACCAGACAACCTGACAGATGCCTCTATGGCCTCCACCAAACGACCCCTTCTATCCTCGTCCAGGGTAAAACGATCCACCAGGACGGAGATATCATGCCTCGTGTTCTTGTTAAGAGCTATCTCCTCATCAAGCCAAAGCAGCGAGCCATCCACCTTAACCCGCATGAAGCCCTGTTTTCGCAAAGAATCCAACAGGTTCTTAAATTCGCCCTTTTTACCACGCACCATGGGGGCATAGACTTCAAGTTTAGAATGGTTAAACCTGGAGAAAACCAGATCCACCATCTCATCCACCGAGTGTTTCACCACCGGCTCGCCACACGAAGGACAGTATGGCTGTCCCGCCCTGCTGAAGAGCAGCCTTAGATAATCGTATATCTCAGTGACAGTGCCTACCGTAGATCTTGGATTGTGTCCCGTACCCTTTTGCTCTATTGATATGGCCGGTGATAGCCCGGTGATTTCGTCCACATCGGGTTTATCCTGCATGCCAAGAAACTGCCTTGCGTAAGCCGAAAGGGACTCAACGTAACGCCTCTGCCCCTCTGCATAAAGGGTATCAAACGCAAGAGATGACTTCCCTGACCCAGAGGGACCTGTTATAACCGTAATGGTATTTTTAGGAATGTCTACGTCTATCCCTTGAAGATTGTGTTGTCTTGCTCCCCTTATTCTTATTATGTCCTCCAACGTTTTTCCCTCTTTCCAACCGCATGGCAGCTATGCCATCCCTAAGCCTGGCGGCTTCCTCAAAATCAAGCCTTGCCACCGCTTCCCACATAAGCCTCTCCATCTCTTCCAGACCCATCGGATACTCAACCCGCTTCTCCTTGGGACCCGAATGCATCTGCAGGTCTTCAGGCAAAAGGGATCTTACTTCCTTCACTATCGAGCGGGGCTCAATCCCCATTTTCTTGTTGTAATCCTCCTGTATCCTACGTCTCCTCAGCGTCTCCTCCATCGCACGCCTCATGCTGTCGGTGACGGAGTCCCCGTAAAGGATCACTCGACCTGCATTATTTCTCGCGGCCCTTCCTATCATCTGTATTAGGGATCGGAAGGACCTAAGATAACCCTCTTTATCTGCCTCCAATATGGCAACCAATGACACCTCAGGCAGGTCTATGCCTTCCCTTAACAGGTTAACCCCCACAAGGGTAGAAAAGGCTCGAGCCCTAAGGTCACGAAGAAGTTCCGCTCTCTCAAAGGCATTGAGGTCGCCGTGTATGTATCTAACTTTTATCCCCATCCCCTCTACATACTGAGATAGGTCCTCTGCAGAGCGCTTTGTAAGGGTCGTAACGAGCGAACATCCTCCCCTGTCCTGTTCAGATCGAAGCTCACCGATAAGATCCTCAACCTGGTTGGATGCAGGACGGACCTCTACCACAGGATCTAGCACACCGGTGGGACGGATTATCTGCTCCACCACCCTCTGGCTGGTGGAGAGCTCATAATCCCCAGGAGTCGCTGATACGAAAATAACCGTCCTCATGTACTCCTCGAACTCATCAAACCTAAGCGGCCTGTTGTCCAAGCAGGATGGCAACCTAAAACCGTGTTCCACGAGGATCTCCTTCCGGGCCCTATCCCCATTGTACATACCCCTAACCTGAGGTATGGTTATATGTGACTCATCTATGAATAGAAGATAATCCTCAGGGAAAAAGTCCATAAGGGTACCTGGTGGTTCTCCCGGGGACCTGCCCTCCAGATGCCTGGAGTAGTTCTCTATGCCTGAACAGTAACCTACCTGGTTCAGCATCTCAAGGTCGTAACGAGTCCTAGACTCTAACCTCTGAGCTTCGAGAAGCTTCCCATTAGCTTTTAGCTCCATCAATCGGGCCCCAAGCTCCTCTTCAATGGCCTTCATGGCCCTTCCCATGGTCTCCTTATCGGTTACATAGTGTTGAGCTGGGAACACCGCGCCGTCATCTTTGCTACTAAGGACTTTTGAAGTCAAAGGATCTATCTCCAGTATATCCTCTACTACATCATCCTCAAAAACCACTCGAAGGGCGCTGTCACTGTAGGACGGGTATATATCTATAACATCTCCTCGTACGCGAAACGTCCCAGGCTCAAAGGCCACATCGTTTCTTGCGTAGAATATGTCCACAAGCCGCCCCATGAATTCCCTTCTTGGATGCTCCTCTCCCTTCCGAAATCTAAATATCGCTTCTTCATAATTTTTCTTCTTCCCAAGACCATATATGCAGGAGACACTGGCTACCACTATCACATCCCTTCGCTCCACCAGGGCTTTTGTAGCAGCCAGTCTCAGCTTTTCTATGCGATCGTTTATGGACGCGTCCTTCTCAATGTAAACATCCTGAGCGGGAAGATATGCCTCGGGCTGATAGTAGTCATAATAACTCACAAAGTACTGCACCGAATTTTCCGGGAAGAACTCCTTGAACTCAGAGTAAAGCTGGGCCGCCAATGTCTTGTTGTGAGCCAACACCAGGGCGGGGCGCTGGAGAGCCTCTATAACCTTAGCCATGGTAAAAGTCTTCCCGCTGCCCGTGACCCCCAAAAGCGTCTGTCTTGAGAGCCCCTCCCTTACACCTCCTACCAAAAGCTCTATGGCCTTTGGCTGATCACCCGCGGGGGGCCACGGACTCTTAAGTGCAAAGGGTCTCAATCTATCCACCCCAATCAATCAAACTTGGGACGCCCCTTTAAATAAAAGGCGTCCCATATCATTCATTCTACCTCAATATCTCATCCCGAGCCCCAAACTAACAACGCTCAACGCGGCTATGCCATCTCAGTCTGAGGCTGGGCAAACCCCTTTCCCTTGACATCTTGCATAGCCCCATCATCACTCGCCACCTCTGGACGATCAGCTCCGGATGGGCCTAACGGAAAGGACGGCCCCCCATTGAGCAAGGCTTCCAACTCCTCAGCCTCTATTACCTCCCTCTCAAGGAGCAGCCTGGCTATGCTCTCCAGTTTAGACCGGTTCTCCTCAAGAAGACCCTTGGCCTTATCGTAACACTGATCAACTATTCGACGCACTTCCTGATCTATGGCGTAGGCCACTTCCTCACTGTAATTACGGTCTTCAACTATATCTCTTCCAAGGAAAACCTCGTGCTGTTTCCTACCCAGGGTTACAGGTCCGAGTTTGTCGCTCATCCCAAACTCGGTGACCATCTGACGGGCCAGCTGAGTCGCCCTCTCCAGGTCGTTCTGTGCTCCAGTTGTAACGTCATTGAAAACTATTGACTCCGCTACCCTGCCCCCGAGAAGCACGGATATTCGCTGGAGAAGCTCTTCTTTAGATATAAGGAAGCGATCCTCCTCAGGTAGCTGGAGAGTATATCCCAGAGCTTTATGCCCCCTAGGTATTATGGATATCTTATGTACCGGGTCACACCCCGGTAACAACTTAGCCACCAGGGCATGGCCAGACTCGTGATAAGCGATTATCTCCCTTTCCTTCTTGCTTATAACCCTAGACTTCCTCTCCGGACCAGCTATGACCCTGTCTATGGCCTCTTCAAACTCAGCCATGGATAGCACATCTTTGCCCCTACGACCCGCCAAGAGAGCGGCCTCATTGACCAAGTTCGCAAGGTCCGCCCCAACAAATCCCGGGGTCCTTCGAGCTATTACATCTAGGTTCACGGAGTCATCCAACCGTTTATCCCTGACGTGAACCTTCAGAATGGCAAGCCTTCCGTTGACGTCAGGCCTATCCACCACCACATGCCTGTCAAAGCGGCCCGGCCTCAGCAACGCAGGATCCAAAATATCGGGCCTGTTAGTAGCGGCTATCAGGATTATCCCGCTTCCAGCGTCAAACCCGTCCATCTCAACCAGCAACTGGTTTAGGGTTTGCTCACGCTCGTCGTGACCTCCACCCAAACCCGCACCCCTGTGTCGGCCAACCGCGTCTATCTCGTCTATAAAGATTATGCAAGGCTGATAGCGCCTCGCTTGATCGAACAGATCTCTTACCCGAGCAGCGCCTACACCCACAAACATCTCCACGAAGTCAGAACCGCTTATGCTGAAAAAGGGAACATCCGCTTCACCGGCCACCGCCCTCGCCAAAAGCGTCTTTCCAGTGCCTGGCGCACCAAGAAGCAGAACCCCTCTTGGGACCTTGGCCCCCAACCGGGCAAACCGTCCAGGGTCTTTAAGGAACTCCACAACCTCCTTAAGTTCCTCCTTAGCCTCCTCGCAGCCCGCCACATCACTAAAGGTGACCTTTGGCCGGTTATCTAGAAACAGCTTGGCCTTGCTCTTGGCAAAGCTCATGACCTTGCTGCCACCACCCTGCATGTTATAGAGGATGAATATCCATGCCCCTATCAAGAGAAGAGTGGGGAACAAGGAGGACATAAGGTTAGCCCACCACGGGGTACGCTGCGGTGGGACCACATCAACCTCGACCCCTTTGTCCACAAGGGTCTTCGCCAAGTCCCCGTTATCAAGCGAATAGGTCCTAAACTCCCGGCCGTCCTTAGCAACACCCCTTATCCCAATATCATCTATCGAGACCTTCTTAACCAAACCAGCGTTCACAGCTTTTATGAAGTCACTGTAAGGAACCACGTCTGGCTGCTTCCCTCCTCCATTAGGGGAGAGGAAAACGTTAACAAGGCTAACCACAAGGACGATCAACACCAGGTATAATCCCAAATTCTTCGCTATCTTTCCCAAGTTGTCCCAACGCCCCTCTTTCTAATCGATTCCCTCAAAACTTACCATTCCAGACCTTATAAACTAACACACATAGAGCTCATTCACTCAAGGTTCTCACGGAACATATCTCGGGTAGGTGTCTCCATTTACCCCCTGCATCTATGCCATAACCGACCACAAACCTATCCGGTATGATGAACCCCCTGAAATCGATCGGCACCTCCACCCGGCGCCTTTCGGGCTTATCTAGCAAGGCACATACGGAGAGGCTCTCAGGAGCCCTCTGGCGAAGCACATGGAGGAGGTAGGACACGGTAAGCCCGCTATCAACGATATCCTCCACTATCAAAACGCTCTTTCCCCTCACATCAGAATCCAGGTCTTTCAATATCCTAACAACTCCACTTGACTCGGTGGCGTTCCCATAAGAGGAAACGGACATGAAATCAAAGGATACGTCAAGGTCCCGATCTAGCTCCCTAGCAAGGTCGGAAAGAAACATAACTGCTCCCTTGAGTATCCCTACCATCACCAGTGACTTGCCACGGTAATGGTCTGATATCTGCCCTCCCAAAACCTTAACCCTGTCGTATATCTGTTCCTTGGTCACCAAGATGGAATCTATCTCATAGTTCACTTAATACCACCCCTAGCCTTTAGGCATAAGACGAACCCTAGCTATGATAGCACACATTGAAACGCTTATCGCGTCCCCCTTCCCCGGATACCATTCCCCAGCTGAACTCAACACCCTTGGGTATAAAGGGCGAAGCGGGCGAGGTACAGGACAAGATGATTCATCAAGTGGCTTGATAAACACATCCGGATCAGACAGATCCAGCGGAACATATCCAAGCTGAAGGTTGCTGCCACCTCGGAACGAGGCATCAGGGGTACGTGTTGTTGGGATATCAAATCGGATCAACCAAGGCCCCCATCGGACATCCACGTTGGACCCCGGGTTATTCAAAAGCTCCGACAAATTTACCCTCTCAACCTCGTGATAAGCAAGGGGCTCTTTCAAGAAATAAATCCGCTCCCTATCGCCAACCACCCACCAGCCAACCTTCCACGGGCATGAAAATGGCCCCTTGTCGCGTAT encodes the following:
- the uvrB gene encoding excinuclease ABC subunit UvrB, producing the protein MRPFALKSPWPPAGDQPKAIELLVGGVREGLSRQTLLGVTGSGKTFTMAKVIEALQRPALVLAHNKTLAAQLYSEFKEFFPENSVQYFVSYYDYYQPEAYLPAQDVYIEKDASINDRIEKLRLAATKALVERRDVIVVASVSCIYGLGKKKNYEEAIFRFRKGEEHPRREFMGRLVDIFYARNDVAFEPGTFRVRGDVIDIYPSYSDSALRVVFEDDVVEDILEIDPLTSKVLSSKDDGAVFPAQHYVTDKETMGRAMKAIEEELGARLMELKANGKLLEAQRLESRTRYDLEMLNQVGYCSGIENYSRHLEGRSPGEPPGTLMDFFPEDYLLFIDESHITIPQVRGMYNGDRARKEILVEHGFRLPSCLDNRPLRFDEFEEYMRTVIFVSATPGDYELSTSQRVVEQIIRPTGVLDPVVEVRPASNQVEDLIGELRSEQDRGGCSLVTTLTKRSAEDLSQYVEGMGIKVRYIHGDLNAFERAELLRDLRARAFSTLVGVNLLREGIDLPEVSLVAILEADKEGYLRSFRSLIQMIGRAARNNAGRVILYGDSVTDSMRRAMEETLRRRRIQEDYNKKMGIEPRSIVKEVRSLLPEDLQMHSGPKEKRVEYPMGLEEMERLMWEAVARLDFEEAARLRDGIAAMRLERGKNVGGHNKNKGSKTTQSSRDRRRHS
- the ftsH gene encoding ATP-dependent zinc metalloprotease FtsH; its protein translation is MGKIAKNLGLYLVLIVLVVSLVNVFLSPNGGGKQPDVVPYSDFIKAVNAGLVKKVSIDDIGIRGVAKDGREFRTYSLDNGDLAKTLVDKGVEVDVVPPQRTPWWANLMSSLFPTLLLIGAWIFILYNMQGGGSKVMSFAKSKAKLFLDNRPKVTFSDVAGCEEAKEELKEVVEFLKDPGRFARLGAKVPRGVLLLGAPGTGKTLLARAVAGEADVPFFSISGSDFVEMFVGVGAARVRDLFDQARRYQPCIIFIDEIDAVGRHRGAGLGGGHDEREQTLNQLLVEMDGFDAGSGIILIAATNRPDILDPALLRPGRFDRHVVVDRPDVNGRLAILKVHVRDKRLDDSVNLDVIARRTPGFVGADLANLVNEAALLAGRRGKDVLSMAEFEEAIDRVIAGPERKSRVISKKEREIIAYHESGHALVAKLLPGCDPVHKISIIPRGHKALGYTLQLPEEDRFLISKEELLQRISVLLGGRVAESIVFNDVTTGAQNDLERATQLARQMVTEFGMSDKLGPVTLGRKQHEVFLGRDIVEDRNYSEEVAYAIDQEVRRIVDQCYDKAKGLLEENRSKLESIARLLLEREVIEAEELEALLNGGPSFPLGPSGADRPEVASDDGAMQDVKGKGFAQPQTEMA
- the hpt gene encoding hypoxanthine phosphoribosyltransferase, whose translation is MNYEIDSILVTKEQIYDRVKVLGGQISDHYRGKSLVMVGILKGAVMFLSDLARELDRDLDVSFDFMSVSSYGNATESSGVVRILKDLDSDVRGKSVLIVEDIVDSGLTVSYLLHVLRQRAPESLSVCALLDKPERRRVEVPIDFRGFIIPDRFVVGYGIDAGGKWRHLPEICSVRTLSE